A genomic segment from Branchiostoma floridae strain S238N-H82 chromosome 7, Bfl_VNyyK, whole genome shotgun sequence encodes:
- the LOC118418813 gene encoding P-selectin-like isoform X3 — translation MGVKTTNCENRIPYREGETCRFKCQNGYRRTSGDTSRTCTDKSWSGNMLICEQYGCERPGNLGGFYSRVGRTGCEPLKPLYDNGETCTFACKDGYVAEAGDPSITCKNGGWSGTPLTCTPELRCKDPPSSSTAYIRGCQSPYEEGETCTFECRPGFERYYGNVNANITCTRGYWIGESLICL, via the exons ATGGGCGTCAAGACGACAAACTGTGAAAACAGAATCCCGTACCGGGAGGGGGAGACCTGCAGATTCAAGTGTCAGAACGGCTACAGACGGACTTCGGGTGATACCAGCAGGACTTGTACCGACAAATCCTGGTCGGGAAACATGCTGATTTGCGAGCAGT ACGGATGTGAGCGGCCAGGTAACCTTGGTGGCTTTTATAGCAGAGTAGGGCGGACTGGATGTGAGCCGCTAAAGCCCTTATACGATAACGGAGAGACCTGTACCTTCGCGTGCAAGGATGGATACGTTGCAGAGGCCGGAGACCCCAGCATAACCTGTAAGAACGGTGGCTGGTCGGGGACACCGTTGACCTGCACCCCTGAGCTCC GTTGTAAAGACCCTCCTTCTTCTTCTACCGCCTATATCCGGGGTTGCCAGTCGCCGTATGAAGAAGGGGAGACATGCACGTTTGAGTGCAGGCCTGGGTTTGAGAGGTATTACGGGAACGTTAACGCCAACATCACCTGTACTCGCGGGTATTGGATAGGAGAGTCACTGATCTGCCTCTAA
- the LOC118418813 gene encoding P-selectin-like isoform X1, which translates to MKRVGVLLTLVLIAALVWQSEAKPTSPSSCSRPPYGMGVKTTNCENRIPYREGETCRFKCQNGYRRTSGDTSRTCTDKSWSGNMLICEQYGCERPGNLGGFYSRVGRTGCEPLKPLYDNGETCTFACKDGYVAEAGDPSITCKNGGWSGTPLTCTPELRCKDPPSSSTAYIRGCQSPYEEGETCTFECRPGFERYYGNVNANITCTRGYWIGESLICL; encoded by the exons ATGAAGCG TGTGGGAGTGTtgctgaccttggtgctgatagcTGCTCTGGTGTGGCAGTCAGAGGCAAAACCCACATCTCCCT CGTCGTGCTCCCGCCCTCCATATGGAATGGGCGTCAAGACGACAAACTGTGAAAACAGAATCCCGTACCGGGAGGGGGAGACCTGCAGATTCAAGTGTCAGAACGGCTACAGACGGACTTCGGGTGATACCAGCAGGACTTGTACCGACAAATCCTGGTCGGGAAACATGCTGATTTGCGAGCAGT ACGGATGTGAGCGGCCAGGTAACCTTGGTGGCTTTTATAGCAGAGTAGGGCGGACTGGATGTGAGCCGCTAAAGCCCTTATACGATAACGGAGAGACCTGTACCTTCGCGTGCAAGGATGGATACGTTGCAGAGGCCGGAGACCCCAGCATAACCTGTAAGAACGGTGGCTGGTCGGGGACACCGTTGACCTGCACCCCTGAGCTCC GTTGTAAAGACCCTCCTTCTTCTTCTACCGCCTATATCCGGGGTTGCCAGTCGCCGTATGAAGAAGGGGAGACATGCACGTTTGAGTGCAGGCCTGGGTTTGAGAGGTATTACGGGAACGTTAACGCCAACATCACCTGTACTCGCGGGTATTGGATAGGAGAGTCACTGATCTGCCTCTAA
- the LOC118418813 gene encoding P-selectin-like isoform X2: MMRVGVLLTLVLIAALVWQSEAKPTSPSSCSRPPYGMGVKTTNCENRIPYREGETCRFKCQNGYRRTSGDTSRTCTDKSWSGNMLICEQYGCERPGNLGGFYSRVGRTGCEPLKPLYDNGETCTFACKDGYVAEAGDPSITCKNGGWSGTPLTCTPELRCKDPPSSSTAYIRGCQSPYEEGETCTFECRPGFERYYGNVNANITCTRGYWIGESLICL; encoded by the exons ATGATGCG TGTGGGAGTGTtgctgaccttggtgctgatagcTGCTCTGGTGTGGCAGTCAGAGGCAAAACCCACATCTCCCT CGTCGTGCTCCCGCCCTCCATATGGAATGGGCGTCAAGACGACAAACTGTGAAAACAGAATCCCGTACCGGGAGGGGGAGACCTGCAGATTCAAGTGTCAGAACGGCTACAGACGGACTTCGGGTGATACCAGCAGGACTTGTACCGACAAATCCTGGTCGGGAAACATGCTGATTTGCGAGCAGT ACGGATGTGAGCGGCCAGGTAACCTTGGTGGCTTTTATAGCAGAGTAGGGCGGACTGGATGTGAGCCGCTAAAGCCCTTATACGATAACGGAGAGACCTGTACCTTCGCGTGCAAGGATGGATACGTTGCAGAGGCCGGAGACCCCAGCATAACCTGTAAGAACGGTGGCTGGTCGGGGACACCGTTGACCTGCACCCCTGAGCTCC GTTGTAAAGACCCTCCTTCTTCTTCTACCGCCTATATCCGGGGTTGCCAGTCGCCGTATGAAGAAGGGGAGACATGCACGTTTGAGTGCAGGCCTGGGTTTGAGAGGTATTACGGGAACGTTAACGCCAACATCACCTGTACTCGCGGGTATTGGATAGGAGAGTCACTGATCTGCCTCTAA